In one Acetobacter sp. genomic region, the following are encoded:
- the clpP gene encoding ATP-dependent Clp endopeptidase proteolytic subunit ClpP: MRDSNPVEIFNNALVPMVVEQTSRGERAFDIYSRLLQERIIFLTGPVYDQVASVISAQLLYLESVNPNKEISFYINSPGGVVSAGLAIYDTMQYIRSPVSTVCIGQAASMGSLLLAGGAEGKRFALPNARVMVHQPSGGAQGQASDIEIQAREILTIRQRLNEIYREHTGQTLEDIEQKLERDSYMSADEAKAFGIVDEVIKKHPAQPAEKA; encoded by the coding sequence ATGAGGGATTCGAACCCCGTAGAGATTTTTAACAACGCTCTTGTGCCGATGGTGGTCGAGCAGACTTCTCGCGGGGAGCGCGCGTTCGATATCTATTCGCGTCTTCTGCAGGAGCGGATCATCTTTCTGACCGGGCCGGTTTACGATCAGGTGGCGTCGGTGATTTCGGCGCAGCTTCTCTATCTTGAGAGTGTGAATCCGAACAAGGAAATCTCCTTCTATATCAACAGCCCGGGTGGCGTGGTTTCCGCCGGTCTCGCGATCTATGACACCATGCAGTATATCCGCAGCCCTGTGAGCACTGTGTGCATCGGTCAGGCCGCTTCAATGGGCTCCCTGCTTCTGGCGGGCGGCGCCGAAGGGAAGCGTTTCGCTCTGCCGAATGCTCGCGTCATGGTGCATCAGCCGTCTGGCGGCGCGCAGGGACAGGCCAGCGATATCGAGATTCAGGCGCGAGAGATTCTCACGATTCGCCAGCGTCTCAACGAGATTTACCGCGAACACACAGGCCAGACGCTCGAAGATATCGAGCAGAAGCTTGAGCGCGACAGCTACATGTCCGCCGACGAGGCGAAAGCCTTCGGGATTGTGGATGAAGTTATCAAGAAACATCCGGCTCAGCCCGCAGAAAAGGCCTGA
- the tig gene encoding trigger factor, whose protein sequence is MQVTETLSEGLKHAFTVVVPSAELEKKEEARLKEVGASANLPGFRPGKVPLSVIRQRFGASVKGEVLEQAVNDALRNLFEERNLRPAQQPKVDVVSGGDGKGDLELKVETEVLPEIKEPDLSDVSLVRLKATPDAETVDKALNDIAKRQREFVTVEDVRPAAQGDALVVDFVGKRDGVPFDGGTAEDVSVEIGGEGFIPGFAEQLEGMTPGEEKIITVTFPEEYGAKELAGQVATFDIKAKELKKPVEAEINDDLAKKIGFENLDKIREVITKQVEDEYEQLSRLRLKRDLLDKLAEKTDFPAPESMVEAEFEQIWARVEADRKSGELDEEDQGKDEDTLKADYRKIAERRVKLGLLLAEIGRAKGITVTQDEMARAIRAEAMRYRGQEQAVFDFFMKNPQAAESLRGPIFENKVIDYIIELSKVEDKDVTPEELADMPAANV, encoded by the coding sequence ATGCAGGTTACTGAGACGCTTTCCGAGGGCCTGAAGCACGCCTTCACCGTGGTCGTTCCGTCGGCCGAACTCGAGAAGAAGGAAGAGGCGCGCCTCAAGGAAGTTGGTGCGTCCGCCAATCTTCCCGGTTTCCGCCCGGGCAAGGTGCCGCTTTCTGTCATCCGTCAGCGTTTCGGCGCATCCGTGAAGGGTGAAGTGCTGGAGCAGGCTGTGAATGACGCGCTGCGTAACCTCTTTGAGGAACGCAACCTGCGTCCGGCGCAGCAGCCCAAGGTTGATGTTGTTTCCGGTGGCGACGGCAAGGGCGACCTTGAACTCAAGGTCGAGACGGAAGTCCTTCCTGAAATCAAGGAGCCGGACCTGTCTGACGTGTCTCTCGTCCGTCTGAAGGCGACGCCTGATGCCGAGACCGTGGACAAGGCTCTGAACGACATTGCGAAGCGTCAGCGCGAGTTCGTGACGGTCGAGGACGTGCGTCCGGCTGCTCAGGGTGATGCGCTGGTCGTCGATTTCGTTGGCAAGCGTGACGGCGTTCCGTTCGATGGCGGCACAGCGGAAGATGTCAGCGTCGAGATCGGTGGAGAGGGCTTCATCCCCGGCTTCGCCGAGCAGCTTGAGGGCATGACGCCGGGTGAAGAGAAGATCATTACGGTGACCTTCCCTGAAGAATACGGCGCGAAGGAACTGGCTGGTCAGGTCGCTACTTTCGACATCAAGGCGAAAGAGCTGAAGAAGCCGGTCGAAGCCGAGATCAACGACGACCTTGCCAAGAAGATCGGGTTCGAGAATCTCGACAAGATTCGCGAAGTCATCACGAAGCAGGTTGAAGACGAGTACGAGCAGCTTTCCCGTCTGCGTCTGAAGCGTGATCTGCTGGACAAGCTGGCTGAGAAGACGGACTTCCCGGCTCCGGAAAGCATGGTTGAAGCCGAGTTCGAGCAGATCTGGGCGCGTGTTGAGGCTGATCGCAAGTCCGGTGAACTGGACGAGGAAGATCAGGGTAAGGACGAAGACACGCTCAAGGCTGATTATCGCAAGATCGCCGAGCGTCGCGTAAAGCTCGGCCTGCTGCTTGCAGAGATCGGTCGCGCGAAGGGCATCACGGTGACGCAGGACGAAATGGCGCGCGCCATTCGCGCTGAAGCCATGCGCTACCGTGGTCAGGAACAGGCTGTGTTCGACTTCTTCATGAAGAACCCGCAGGCTGCCGAGTCCCTGCGCGGTCCGATCTTCGAGAACAAGGTGATCGACTACATCATCGAGTTGTCCAAGGTTGAAGACAAGGACGTGACGCCGGAAGAGCTGGCCGACATGCCTGCGGCCAACGTCTGA
- a CDS encoding NAD(P)H-hydrate dehydratase: protein MSGRPDRFAVLTPKEMDSVDQIASRAIPVATLMENAGRAVALAVRRFTKPCRVLVLCGPGNNGGDGYVAARYLAGMGWPVAVAALVEPRPGSDAAAVSAGFHGPRVPFSPEEAARVDLVIDAVFGAGLSRDVREPVPSVLAAAKRVVAIDMPTGIDGATGLVRGYARSADLTVTFFRAKPGHLLLPGREYLGQFEVRDIGIPAATLREIAVTTWRNEPGLWKLPVLALESHKYSRGVVSLCAGEAMPGATRLAAASARRTGAGLVRIAAGKAAPAFRLGEPGLIIDEEPLDELLKDHRRRTWICGPGLLPEEVERVFPQLVAADRQILADAGAFSWAAGAPERLRGAAVLTPHGGEFTRVFGSSESDPLAAVRAAAREVNAVVVLKGATSLIAAPDGRVALNTHATPALGTAGSGDTLTGIIGALLAAGMEPWEAACAGVWLHGEAALQAGDWLVAEDLDRYLGKARDRATRLQAEQ, encoded by the coding sequence ATGTCAGGCCGACCCGACAGATTCGCCGTCCTTACCCCGAAGGAAATGGACAGCGTTGACCAGATCGCATCCCGCGCCATCCCTGTGGCGACCCTGATGGAGAATGCGGGCCGGGCTGTGGCGCTGGCCGTGAGGCGTTTTACAAAGCCCTGCCGTGTGCTGGTTCTGTGCGGTCCCGGCAATAATGGTGGCGACGGCTATGTCGCGGCCCGTTATCTCGCCGGGATGGGGTGGCCTGTTGCTGTCGCCGCGCTGGTGGAGCCGCGTCCGGGAAGTGATGCCGCGGCTGTTTCAGCAGGATTTCATGGTCCGCGTGTTCCATTCTCTCCGGAAGAAGCTGCCCGGGTCGATCTGGTCATCGACGCGGTTTTTGGGGCGGGTCTCAGTCGGGATGTGCGGGAGCCTGTTCCGTCCGTGCTTGCCGCTGCAAAACGTGTCGTCGCCATCGACATGCCGACCGGTATTGATGGCGCAACCGGATTGGTGCGCGGATATGCCCGTTCCGCCGACCTGACCGTGACATTCTTCCGTGCGAAACCCGGTCATCTTCTGCTGCCGGGACGTGAATATCTCGGGCAGTTCGAGGTGAGGGATATTGGCATTCCTGCTGCGACATTGAGGGAAATCGCCGTCACTACATGGCGGAATGAGCCGGGGCTCTGGAAGCTGCCCGTTCTTGCTCTTGAATCGCATAAATATTCCCGTGGTGTCGTCAGCCTGTGCGCCGGTGAGGCGATGCCCGGCGCGACCCGTCTGGCGGCGGCCTCCGCACGGCGCACGGGCGCGGGTCTTGTCAGGATTGCAGCAGGCAAAGCGGCTCCTGCATTCCGTCTCGGCGAGCCGGGCCTCATCATTGATGAGGAACCGCTGGACGAACTGCTGAAAGATCATCGTCGCAGGACGTGGATTTGCGGTCCGGGTCTTCTGCCGGAAGAGGTGGAGCGGGTGTTCCCGCAACTGGTCGCGGCGGATCGACAGATTCTGGCGGATGCGGGCGCTTTTTCATGGGCGGCCGGTGCGCCGGAGCGTCTGCGGGGGGCGGCTGTCCTGACGCCGCATGGCGGAGAGTTTACGAGGGTCTTCGGCTCGTCGGAATCAGACCCGCTGGCCGCAGTGCGGGCGGCTGCCAGAGAGGTGAACGCGGTCGTGGTTCTGAAAGGGGCGACGAGCCTGATCGCCGCTCCGGACGGACGGGTTGCCTTGAATACGCATGCGACCCCGGCTCTCGGCACGGCGGGGTCGGGCGATACGCTCACCGGCATTATCGGCGCCTTGCTGGCGGCGGGTATGGAGCCTTGGGAGGCTGCGTGCGCAGGCGTGTGGCTACATGGCGAGGCGGCCCTGCAGGCGGGAGACTGGCTGGTCGCGGAAGATCTGGACCGGTATCTCGGGAAGGCGAGGGACAGGGCGACACGGCTTCAGGCCGAACAGTGA
- a CDS encoding DEAD/DEAH box helicase, which produces MVAAAETASPQKPARARRKKAEPAVVEEVAAATSTAKTPRRTTRKKAEPVVAKKAVAVPEEAVSEEAPVKKPRTRKAAVTAKSADAAPVATPKKPIRRRNAKAEAKSPDEPVIEEATDAHPLHVGGATDGIVEPEAASHPATTPAAEPAPNEVGGESAQVRFADLGLSEPILRAVTEMGYVHPTPIQAQAIPAILHGQDVLGVAQTGTGKTASFTLPMLEILSGSRARARMPRSLILEPTRELALQVAENFVNYGKHLKLTHALLIGGESMADQKEVLNKGVDVLIATPGRLLDLFERGGLLLTQTRILVIDEADRMLDMGFIPDIERIVGLLPTNRQTLFFSATMAPEIRRLADAFLQSPKQITVSRPSTVATTIETGLIVVDEDDKRKVLRKLLRAENLQNAIVFCNRKRDVDVLLKSLLKHGFSAGALHGDLPQSVRFQTLEKFKSGELKILVCSDVAARGIDIGGLSHVFNFDLPFHAEDYVHRIGRTGRAGKEGKAYSLATPYDRKFAEAIETLTGKPIPRLEREGITQLDWASEEESRSNRGRKKRGGRGSGRERDSEPSRQPDAPARRKEAEKKPATPTEATTSQAEAREDRRGTRDRNDRNDRGRRDDSRRRGSEIADAPGESVLGFGMDLPNFMKLPRRVPVAIEATGEDGTES; this is translated from the coding sequence GTGGTTGCGGCTGCTGAAACAGCATCTCCCCAAAAACCCGCACGGGCACGCCGGAAAAAGGCAGAGCCTGCCGTCGTGGAAGAGGTCGCGGCAGCCACCTCCACCGCAAAAACGCCGCGCCGCACGACACGGAAAAAAGCTGAACCTGTCGTAGCGAAGAAAGCGGTCGCTGTTCCGGAAGAGGCCGTTTCTGAAGAAGCGCCTGTCAAAAAGCCACGCACACGTAAAGCCGCCGTCACGGCAAAAAGTGCGGACGCGGCGCCCGTGGCCACACCGAAAAAACCGATACGCCGACGCAACGCCAAGGCGGAAGCCAAGTCTCCGGACGAGCCGGTTATCGAAGAGGCGACTGACGCTCATCCACTTCATGTCGGTGGGGCTACCGACGGTATCGTCGAGCCGGAAGCAGCGAGCCATCCGGCCACAACGCCAGCAGCGGAGCCTGCTCCAAACGAAGTCGGCGGAGAGAGCGCACAGGTCAGGTTTGCTGATCTGGGGCTTTCGGAACCAATCCTCCGCGCCGTCACCGAGATGGGCTATGTCCATCCCACCCCCATTCAGGCGCAGGCGATCCCTGCCATTCTGCACGGGCAGGATGTGCTGGGCGTCGCCCAGACCGGAACCGGCAAGACAGCCTCCTTTACACTTCCCATGCTGGAGATTCTCTCCGGCTCCCGCGCCCGCGCCCGGATGCCACGCTCGCTCATCCTTGAACCGACGCGTGAACTGGCGCTTCAGGTCGCCGAGAATTTCGTCAATTACGGCAAGCATCTGAAGCTGACGCACGCCCTTCTCATCGGCGGCGAAAGCATGGCCGACCAGAAAGAGGTGCTGAACAAGGGCGTTGACGTGCTGATCGCCACGCCGGGCCGTCTGCTCGATCTGTTCGAGCGCGGTGGTCTGTTGCTGACACAGACACGGATTCTCGTGATCGACGAAGCCGACCGCATGCTCGATATGGGTTTCATCCCCGATATCGAGCGCATCGTCGGTCTGCTTCCGACGAATCGCCAGACGCTGTTCTTCTCCGCAACGATGGCGCCTGAAATCCGTCGCCTCGCCGATGCGTTTCTTCAGTCACCCAAGCAGATCACGGTCAGCCGTCCTTCGACCGTTGCGACGACGATCGAGACCGGACTGATTGTCGTCGATGAGGACGACAAGCGGAAGGTTCTTCGCAAGCTGCTGCGGGCCGAAAACCTTCAGAACGCGATCGTTTTCTGCAATCGCAAGCGCGATGTCGATGTTCTGCTCAAGTCACTCCTGAAGCACGGCTTTTCAGCAGGCGCCCTGCATGGCGATCTGCCGCAGTCAGTCCGTTTCCAGACTCTGGAAAAATTCAAGTCCGGCGAACTGAAGATTCTGGTCTGCTCGGACGTTGCCGCCCGCGGTATTGATATCGGCGGGCTGTCTCACGTCTTCAACTTCGATCTCCCCTTCCATGCCGAGGATTATGTCCATCGCATCGGTCGGACAGGACGAGCCGGCAAGGAAGGCAAGGCCTACAGTCTTGCGACGCCTTACGACCGCAAGTTCGCGGAAGCGATTGAAACGCTGACAGGCAAACCGATCCCCCGTCTGGAACGTGAGGGCATCACGCAGCTTGACTGGGCGAGTGAGGAAGAATCACGCAGCAACCGGGGCAGAAAGAAGCGCGGAGGTCGCGGTTCAGGACGTGAACGTGACAGTGAGCCCTCCCGGCAGCCGGACGCTCCGGCTCGCCGCAAGGAAGCCGAGAAGAAACCGGCAACTCCCACAGAAGCTACTACCTCTCAGGCAGAGGCACGTGAGGATCGTCGGGGGACAAGGGACCGCAACGATCGGAATGATCGCGGTCGGCGTGACGACAGCCGCCGTCGCGGTTCGGAAATTGCCGATGCGCCCGGCGAGAGCGTTCTCGGATTCGGGATGGATCTTCCCAACTTCATGAAACTTCCCCGGCGTGTGCCGGTCGCAATCGAAGCAACGGGCGAGGATGGCACGGAAAGCTGA
- a CDS encoding class I SAM-dependent RNA methyltransferase has translation MARKAEGRGRRRPHSHQSPSPAIDPTPRRYRIEALGVSGDGIGRPADSGAQQAAPVFIPYTAPGDEVLARSVGKDRASVLEICVSAPERVTPPCSLFGTCGGCSLQHLSAAWILEWKTAEVVTGLRRAGAIDLPPVSSFQTPPATRRRVDLAARRRHDSVILGLHRRGGDVVDLTECSLLHPDIVSLLPALRTMLERLDLFRREADLLINLLDSGPDLLLASDAQPSTADRIKLAAFCKTHRISRLCWKGKASQENPETLVQLAPSVITFDGVVTEPPSGAFLQASREGEVAIRTAVLAALPPSRGRRSTIVELYAGCGTLTFGLAGHARVDAYEGHPDAVETLARAAAGKNVTAHRRDLNRQPVEAKELTSSLAVVLDPPHSGAGLQMNVILEAKPGVVIYVSCNPRTLYRDAAHLLQAGYRIDALTVIDQFLWSAETEIVCRFSYGVH, from the coding sequence ATGGCACGGAAAGCTGAAGGAAGGGGCCGTCGTCGGCCCCATTCTCATCAGTCACCCTCTCCCGCCATCGACCCGACGCCACGACGCTATCGTATTGAAGCGCTTGGCGTCAGTGGCGATGGTATCGGTCGTCCGGCAGATTCCGGAGCGCAACAGGCCGCTCCTGTCTTTATTCCCTATACGGCACCCGGCGACGAGGTCCTTGCCCGAAGCGTGGGCAAGGATCGGGCATCGGTTCTGGAAATCTGCGTCTCTGCGCCAGAGCGTGTCACGCCGCCCTGTTCCCTGTTCGGAACCTGCGGCGGATGCTCTCTTCAGCACCTGTCAGCGGCATGGATACTTGAGTGGAAGACCGCCGAGGTTGTCACCGGTCTCCGTCGCGCCGGGGCCATTGATCTTCCTCCCGTTTCCTCGTTCCAGACTCCTCCCGCGACACGTCGACGAGTCGATCTCGCGGCAAGACGCAGGCACGATAGCGTCATTCTGGGACTGCATCGACGCGGTGGCGATGTCGTCGATCTGACAGAATGCTCTCTGCTGCATCCTGATATTGTCAGCCTTCTTCCCGCTCTTCGCACAATGCTGGAGCGTCTGGATCTTTTTCGCAGGGAAGCGGATCTGCTTATCAACCTCCTCGATTCGGGGCCGGATCTTCTGCTGGCGTCGGATGCGCAGCCCAGCACCGCTGATCGCATAAAACTCGCCGCATTCTGCAAGACTCACCGTATTTCGCGCCTGTGCTGGAAAGGAAAAGCCTCGCAGGAAAACCCGGAAACCCTCGTGCAGTTGGCGCCTTCCGTCATCACGTTCGATGGTGTGGTGACAGAACCGCCCTCCGGCGCCTTTCTACAGGCGAGTCGTGAAGGGGAGGTGGCGATCCGCACAGCCGTTCTGGCGGCCCTGCCCCCCTCCCGTGGCCGCCGTTCGACAATTGTCGAGCTTTATGCGGGATGCGGCACCCTCACATTCGGGCTTGCGGGCCATGCCCGGGTTGACGCCTACGAAGGACACCCCGACGCGGTGGAAACCCTTGCACGGGCCGCCGCAGGGAAGAATGTCACCGCCCATCGCAGGGATCTGAACAGGCAGCCCGTAGAAGCAAAAGAACTGACGTCCTCTCTGGCTGTTGTTCTGGACCCGCCTCATTCTGGCGCGGGTCTTCAGATGAATGTGATTCTTGAGGCAAAACCGGGCGTCGTTATTTATGTCAGTTGCAATCCGCGTACTCTCTACCGGGATGCTGCGCACCTTCTGCAGGCGGGCTACCGGATTGATGCCCTGACGGTGATTGATCAGTTCCTCTGGTCAGCAGAGACAGAAATCGTTTGCCGCTTCTCGTATGGGGTACATTAA
- a CDS encoding multidrug effflux MFS transporter, with protein sequence MSGKMSVETMQADQRLPFYIVALLGLITALGPLSTDMYLPAFPILDQELGGGPGSAQFTLATWFIGLAVGQFSCGPLSDRFGRRGPLIAGLALYTLASIGCAVTSDYRLFCLFRFLSALGGSGGAVIPRAMIRDVATGRAGAHIMTQLTLVFGVMPILAPSIGGLILEIATWRWIFWVAALYGVAAIAGVWFVLPETLPLSRRPRLPVSTILARYLTILREPHFFLNALIASAATFVMFAYLGGAPVVFEHLMGFSPRHFAIFFGVNAAIFILCTQISGRLVHRVRLETLMQFGIGWCAFAGAMNVLLTTTHVVTAQTPVFVVMMIMFMTGSLGFIGANATVLSFHHHGAHAGSASALLGTMQFSIGAVSGLMMGYMPTDSIIPTACVMAVGAAMMVIANIFRLLLCAET encoded by the coding sequence ATGTCAGGCAAAATGTCAGTAGAGACGATGCAGGCCGATCAACGTCTGCCTTTTTATATCGTGGCTCTGCTGGGACTGATCACAGCGCTCGGCCCCCTGTCCACCGACATGTACCTGCCCGCCTTTCCGATTCTCGATCAGGAATTGGGAGGCGGCCCCGGCTCGGCGCAGTTCACTCTTGCCACATGGTTCATCGGACTGGCTGTCGGACAGTTCTCCTGCGGTCCGCTCTCCGACCGCTTCGGCCGACGTGGCCCTCTGATCGCAGGGCTTGCGCTTTACACACTTGCCTCCATCGGCTGCGCGGTGACATCCGATTACCGGCTGTTCTGCCTGTTCCGTTTTCTCTCCGCCCTCGGCGGGTCGGGCGGCGCCGTTATTCCCCGCGCCATGATCCGCGATGTCGCCACGGGAAGAGCCGGGGCGCATATCATGACCCAACTGACCCTCGTTTTTGGCGTCATGCCGATTCTGGCGCCTTCCATCGGCGGACTGATTCTGGAAATCGCAACTTGGCGCTGGATATTCTGGGTAGCGGCCCTTTACGGCGTGGCCGCCATCGCCGGTGTCTGGTTCGTGCTGCCCGAGACACTGCCGCTCTCACGCCGCCCGCGCCTGCCCGTCAGCACGATTCTTGCCCGCTACCTGACCATTCTTAGAGAGCCGCATTTCTTCCTGAACGCCCTGATCGCCAGCGCCGCGACCTTTGTGATGTTCGCGTATCTCGGCGGCGCGCCTGTGGTGTTCGAACATCTGATGGGCTTTTCGCCCCGTCACTTCGCCATCTTCTTCGGCGTCAACGCCGCCATCTTCATCCTCTGCACCCAGATCAGCGGCAGGCTGGTGCATCGCGTGCGCCTTGAAACGCTCATGCAGTTCGGTATCGGCTGGTGCGCCTTCGCCGGAGCCATGAACGTGCTGCTCACCACGACGCACGTCGTCACGGCCCAGACCCCCGTCTTTGTCGTCATGATGATCATGTTCATGACCGGCTCGCTCGGGTTCATCGGCGCAAATGCAACAGTACTCTCCTTCCACCATCACGGCGCCCATGCGGGAAGCGCCTCCGCGCTGCTGGGTACGATGCAGTTCAGCATCGGCGCCGTCAGCGGCCTGATGATGGGCTACATGCCAACGGATTCGATCATCCCCACAGCCTGCGTGATGGCGGTCGGCGCGGCGATGATGGTGATCGCGAACATCTTCCGCCTTCTCCTCTGCGCTGAAACCTGA
- a CDS encoding 2OG-Fe(II) oxygenase — protein sequence MMTHSTRTSALASDRTACEAAIAGLRNSLDTAACSTTPFRHWTLSAILPQEACEALVAWEPEEDAVAGDTGGRRETRNGSRVFVEPEARARDARLDVLAHMFDSPEGRAAVEALCGTKLDHTALRLELSLDTDGFWLEPHTDIGAKKLTLLIPLSTHDDAEQWGTDLMNAEGETVVRSSGRFNTGTLFVPGDDTWHGFKKRPIKGLRRGLIVNFVDSTWRATQELAFGPAH from the coding sequence ATGATGACACACAGCACACGGACATCGGCATTGGCTTCAGACCGAACAGCCTGTGAGGCCGCCATCGCGGGCCTGCGTAACTCCCTCGACACGGCGGCGTGTTCGACGACACCGTTCCGTCACTGGACTCTGTCCGCCATCCTGCCGCAGGAGGCGTGCGAAGCGCTGGTGGCATGGGAGCCGGAGGAAGATGCTGTCGCAGGCGACACCGGCGGTCGCCGTGAGACGCGCAACGGCTCCCGGGTTTTTGTGGAGCCGGAAGCGCGAGCGCGGGATGCGCGGCTGGATGTGCTGGCCCATATGTTCGACAGTCCCGAAGGACGTGCCGCCGTGGAAGCGCTCTGTGGCACGAAGCTCGACCATACGGCGCTCCGTCTTGAACTCAGTCTCGATACGGATGGTTTCTGGCTGGAGCCGCATACAGACATCGGCGCGAAGAAGCTGACGCTGCTCATCCCCCTATCCACTCACGACGATGCCGAGCAGTGGGGCACGGACCTGATGAACGCGGAAGGGGAAACCGTCGTCCGCAGCAGTGGCCGCTTCAACACCGGTACCCTGTTCGTGCCGGGTGACGATACCTGGCACGGTTTCAAGAAACGCCCCATCAAGGGTTTGCGGCGCGGACTGATCGTCAATTTTGTCGATTCCACATGGCGCGCAACACAGGAACTGGCTTTCGGACCGGCTCACTGA
- a CDS encoding electron transfer flavoprotein-ubiquinone oxidoreductase, which yields MSEREAMEFDVVIVGGGPAGLAAAIRLRQLNPEATVCLIEKGSEIGAHIVSGAVIEPRALEELLPDWLERGAPLKTPVTEEEMYFLTETKGFKIPALDRVMPHLANYGNYVVSLGDVCRWLAEQAEELGVEIYPGFAGAEVLIEKNRVVGVATGDMGITRDGEKGPNYQPGMELRATYTLFAEGCRGSLTKQVMEHYNLRKGVDPQTYGLGIKEVWEIPAENHRPGLVVHSFGWPLDDKTYGGAWLYHFGENLVSYGFVTGLDYENTWLSPFDEMQRTKLHPVFRKHFEGGRRLIYGARALSEGGLQSIPRLTFPGGALLGDSAGFLNTPKIKGTHTAMKSGMLAAEAVLDAMKAERVEPAAYTSLVRQSWLYDELKTARNVRPAFARWGSKLGALYAGFDAMVLRGRAPWTLHFKHADNETLTPASLSTPIDYPKPDNKITFDRLSSVFLSNTNHEEDQPVHLKVRNMDLWKTVNWDVFRSPESRYCPAAVYEAVDAETEARLVINSQNCVHCKTCDIKDPTQNIDWCTPEGAGGPNYPAGM from the coding sequence ATGAGCGAACGCGAGGCGATGGAATTTGATGTCGTCATCGTGGGTGGCGGCCCGGCGGGTCTGGCGGCAGCCATCCGCCTGCGTCAGCTTAACCCCGAAGCCACTGTCTGCCTGATCGAGAAAGGCAGCGAAATCGGCGCGCACATCGTCTCTGGTGCAGTGATCGAGCCTCGCGCTCTTGAGGAACTGCTCCCTGACTGGTTGGAGCGTGGCGCTCCCCTGAAGACCCCGGTGACCGAGGAGGAAATGTATTTCCTCACCGAGACAAAAGGCTTCAAAATTCCGGCGCTCGACCGTGTGATGCCGCATCTCGCCAATTACGGGAACTATGTCGTCAGCCTTGGCGATGTCTGCCGCTGGTTGGCCGAGCAGGCGGAAGAACTCGGCGTCGAGATCTATCCCGGCTTCGCAGGCGCGGAAGTGCTGATCGAAAAGAACCGCGTGGTGGGTGTGGCGACCGGCGACATGGGTATCACCCGTGACGGCGAAAAAGGCCCGAACTATCAGCCCGGTATGGAGTTGCGTGCGACATACACGCTGTTCGCGGAAGGCTGCCGTGGCTCCCTCACCAAGCAGGTGATGGAACATTACAACCTGCGCAAAGGCGTCGATCCGCAGACCTACGGCCTCGGGATCAAGGAAGTGTGGGAAATCCCCGCCGAGAACCACCGCCCCGGTCTGGTCGTACACAGCTTTGGCTGGCCGCTCGACGATAAGACCTATGGCGGCGCGTGGCTCTACCATTTCGGCGAGAACCTTGTCTCCTACGGCTTCGTCACCGGTCTCGATTACGAGAACACATGGCTGTCGCCGTTCGACGAGATGCAGCGCACCAAGCTGCATCCGGTCTTCCGCAAGCATTTCGAAGGCGGACGTCGCCTGATCTACGGCGCACGCGCGCTGTCCGAGGGTGGCCTCCAGTCCATCCCCCGCCTCACCTTTCCCGGTGGAGCGCTGCTCGGCGATTCGGCGGGTTTCCTCAACACGCCGAAGATCAAGGGCACCCATACGGCCATGAAATCCGGCATGCTGGCCGCTGAAGCTGTTCTGGACGCCATGAAGGCCGAACGGGTGGAGCCTGCCGCCTATACCAGCCTTGTCCGTCAGTCGTGGCTGTATGACGAACTGAAAACCGCCCGCAACGTCCGCCCGGCTTTCGCCCGCTGGGGCTCGAAGCTGGGCGCGCTTTATGCCGGGTTCGATGCGATGGTTCTGCGCGGCAGGGCTCCGTGGACCCTGCATTTCAAACATGCGGACAACGAGACGCTGACGCCTGCGTCTCTCAGCACGCCGATCGACTATCCGAAGCCGGACAACAAGATCACCTTCGACAGGCTGTCCTCCGTCTTTCTGTCGAACACCAATCATGAGGAAGACCAGCCGGTTCACCTGAAGGTCCGCAACATGGATCTGTGGAAGACGGTAAACTGGGATGTTTTCCGTTCACCGGAAAGCCGTTACTGCCCGGCAGCGGTCTATGAGGCGGTTGACGCGGAGACCGAAGCCCGTCTGGTGATCAATTCTCAGAACTGCGTCCACTGCAAGACGTGCGACATCAAGGACCCCACGCAGAATATCGACTGGTGCACGCCGGAAGGGGCTGGCGGTCCGAATTACCCTGCGGGTATGTGA